The region TTTCCATCAATTTCCTCGATTCCAATGGGAATCTCCTTGCCGGCACCAGCCCCGGGAACGGTTTTCAAATTTCCAAAAGCGGCGGCTATAAGGTCAACATGAATCTTGGGGCGGATGAGCGATTTTTTGGATTTGGCGATCAAAACCGGGAAAAAATGGAACATCGCGGCAGTAAGGCAATCATGTGGATCAGAAACGTTGTAAATTACATACCGATTCCTTTTTTCCTGAGCACCAATGGTTACGCGTTCCTGGTCAATACCACATGGAAGCATTATTTTGACATGGGAGCGTCGGATAATCAGAAGTATTACTGGAAGGCCATGGGCGGCATGCCCGATTTTTATTTTATTCCCGGCCCTGACTTTTCATCCCTTCTTGATCGTTACACTGATTTGACTGGCAAGCCGCCTCTGCCGCCGCTTTGGTCTTTCGGCTTATGGTTCCTCTGCAGGATGTATGCGGACGACCGGGAAGTGGTGGACAACGCCCTGCAGTTCCGTGACCGGCAAATACCCTGCGATGTCATTGGGTTGGAACCAGGCTGGATGAAGGCGTTTTACGACTTGTCAACTAAAAAGGAATGGCATCCGGAAAGATTTCGAATTCCCCCCTGGTCGCTGAAAGGAGGCCGAACATTTATATCCGCCCTGAAGCGGCTTGGCTTCAAATTCGGGCTCTGGGAGGGAAACAATTATGATTTAAGCTATGAGGCTGAAAGAAAAATAAAATTATCCGGTTTAAACAACCCGGCCATACCGGACACGGCTTTCAATGCGCCGGAGCAGGACGAAGCGGAATTTCCCCTGATGCCGCACGCCCCGGCCTTCAGGTATGAGCACAAACTGGACCAGTTGACCATACCGGAGGAACCATGGTTTGAGCATCATAAGAAATTTATTGAGATGGGCGTGGATTTCTTCAAGCAGGACGGCTGCGAACAGACCCACGAACACCCGGACAGATTATACGCCAACGGCATGAGCGACCTGGAAATGCACAATCTCTATCCGCTCTTATACGTGCAGCAGATGCATGAAGGCTTTAAGGAATATACCAAAAAAAGGCCGGTTTGTTTTACGCCCAACGGCTGGGCCGGCCTGCAGCGGTATACTGGAACTTGGGCGGGTGATACCGGCGGCGGTCCAAAATCCCTGATTGCCAGTTTGAATCTGGCATTCTGCGCGCAAACTTATACAACTTGTGATATGAATGTCTTCACGCCGGAAGGAATTCACTTCGGCTTTCTGCAACCCTGGTCGCAGGTAAATAGTTTCGGCACATGGTCGCATCCCTGGTTGTTGGGCGAAAAGCTTGGGGCTATTTTCAAATTCTATGCCCAACTGCGCTACCAGCTTATTCCCTATATCTACAGTTATGCCTATCAGTCCCTTAAAACCGGAATGCCGATTATACGGCCCATGCCCTTGGCTTTTCCGCAGGATAAAAACACTTTTGGCCTGTTGAATCAGTACATGCTTGGTCATGAATTATTGGTGGGCGCTTTTACCGACAAAATATACCTGCCGGATGGAAAATGGCTGGATTATTGGAGCGGGAAACAATATACCGGCGGAACAACGGTGGCCTGCAACATTCCGACGGACAGGGGCGGGGCATTGTTTGTCCGCGCCGGCGCCGTCATCCCCATGGTTGAGCGTATGGAATGCGTCGGCCGGCGGCCGTGGGTAAACATGATGCTTGATGTTTATCCAGGCGCTGACAGCTGTTTCTTGCTGTATGAAGACGACGGCGTGAGCCTTGAATATGAAAACGGACGCTTTGCCACGACAGAAATCAAAACAAGGCAACAAAACGATACTCTGCATGTTGACATAAGGCCGCGGACGGGGGGTTTTGCCGATATGCCGACCGCCAGAAATTATCTTCTTAAAATCCATGTTTCCGCTCCGCCTGAAAATATCAGGTTGAATCAAAGCGCATTGGCTGGTCCAAGCGCGGCGGTTGGTTTCAAGGATCAAGGCTGGTGTTTTGACGAGGAAAACAAAATGCTTTGGATTGCCTTGCGGGAAAACAAGACAACAAAAAACGAAATACGGATTGCCTTATGAGCGCTGTAAACCTTTCATATCGGGAAAACTTTTTCCGCGCCATGCGGCGCCGGGATCCGGAATTTGTGCCTTTTACATATGTTTTCACCGGCGCCTTGGTCGCGAAACTTCGGCAGGAAACCGGCCGGGCGGATATTGAACGGTCTTTGGAAAGCAGGTTTTATCATGCCAGGAATGGCCTCAGGAAGGTCGTGGCGGAACCGACGAAAAACATGAATGACTATTCAAAATACTATTCGGGCAGAAATCTTTCCGCGGATGCAATCGTCAGCGAATGGGGGGTAGCGCATCAGCCGGACGGTTATATGCACTGTGAATCGCCGCTGGCCGATATTTCCGGCATCCATGATATTGAAAATTATCCTGCGCCGGATTTGGGCCGCCCTTATCGCTGGCAGAATAAAAAAGCGGAGGTTGACGCCCTCCATGCCGGGGGTTTTATCGTCAAGGGAGATACCATCTCAACATATGAAACCGCGCGTTCGCTCAGGGGGCCGGAGAATTTCCTTGTTGATATTTATGAAAACCGGCTGTGGTGCGAGGCCTTGATTGAGAAAATTTTCAACGTAAACATGGAAAGGATCGAAAATATGGTGCCAACAGGAATCGATGTTCTCTTCCTCGGCGACGATGTGGGCGCCCAGCAGAGCATGATGTTTGCGCCGCAAATCTGGCGGGATTTGTTTAAGCCCCGATTCAGGTCATATATCGCGCTCGCGAAGAAAATAAACCCTGAAATCCTGGTGTTTTATCACAGTGACGGCAATATTTTTGATATTATTCCGGACTTGATTGAAATCGGCCTTGACATTTTGAATCCGGTCCAGCCGGAATGCATGGATCCGCTTTTGGTTAAAAAAGAATTCGGGAAGCATTTGTCCTTCTGGGGAACTATCGGCACGCAGACCACCATGCCGTTCGGCTCCGTCGCGGATGTAAAGGGCGCGGCCAAAAAGATGATCGCCGAAGTGGGACGCGGCGGCGGCCTGTGTCTTGCCCCCACGCACGTGCTTGAGCCGGACGTTCCCCTGAAAAACATCAAAGCCCTGATCGAAGCAGTTGAAGAATACGGCAAGGCGTACCGGTAACGCAAACCTGACCTGCATTTTTCCCGATACCGGGGCAAGCGCGCCTTTCAGGTTTTGAATCCAGGCTGTTCATGGACGGTATCAATGAAGGCCAGCATGTTTTCCAGCGGCACGTCGCCCTCAACCGCGTGCGCCGGGGCGAGGATGTAGCCGCCCGCGCGCCCCAGTTCCAACAGGCGGAGCGTTTCGCGTTTAACGTCATCCGCGGTGCCATAGGGGAGCGTCTTCTGGGTTGAGAGCCCGCCGAAAAACGAAAGTTTTCCACGGTATTTGGCGATCAGCGCGGCTGTGTCCATGACCTCGGGCTGGAAAGGATTGAAACAATTCAGCCCGATGGCAATGAGGTCGTCAAATAATTCATCCACGTCGCCGCAGGAATGGATGGTAACGTATTTCCCGGCCCTGTGCGCCTCGCCGTACATCCGTTTCAATTCCGGGAAAATGAATTCCCGCCAGATTTCCGGCCCCATCTGCAGGCCGCGCTGTTGTCCCCAGTCGTCGCCGAAATGAACGGCATCAATGTCATGTTTGACGGCTTCACGGATTTGGGCGATGTTGAAGTCGGCGATTGCTCTGAAAAGTTCGCGCGCGAAGTCGGGATGGTCGTAAAAATCCATCATCAGGTTTTCCATGCCGCGCAAAGTCCAGGCGCGCTCGTAAAGCGAGAATCCGATGGCGAATTCAAGGAAACAATCCTTGTGTTTTTCAATTTCAGCGGGCAATGCCGCAAAAAACCGCTTGTCCAGCGGGTCCGGAAATTCATACCCCTGCAGGGTCGGTTCCGGCAGAACGTGCCCCTTGACCACGCCGATATCCTTGTCCACGCTCCGGTCCCACACCACTCCAAACATGTCCCGCACGCATCCCCCGCCGACATTTTCAAGCCGGTCGCCGATGCCCCCCATGAATATGTGATTGTGCAGGCCGGCCTTCGTCGCGGCGGCGGACCCGAAATAACCGATAAGTTTTTCCCAGGCTTCACGGGTGAAGCCGAATGACCAGGGAACATAAGGCGGCCGTTTTCCGTCAAGCACACAGCGGACTGCTTCGCGTTTTGTCATTTTTGATCTCCTAAAACATTTACCGCAGAGACGCAAAGGTTGCAGAGATAAAACTCCGCGTACTCCGCGCCTAGCGAAGCGGGCGGTGAATTATTCCTATTTTATTCCGAACATTTTTTCCTTGAGATCCAGATAATACAGGTAATCTTCCGGCTTGACGTCCGGCGGGCAGCGGTGGTCGCAGAAAGGGATGTAGCCGCCGCGCTCAACGAGCGGCGCCAGGGTTTCCAGGTAGGCTTTTATGGCTTTTGGCCCTTTGCCCAGTTGAATTTTGTCCACCCCGCCCATGATCCTTAAATCCCGGCCGTATTCGTTCAATAATTCGGCGGGATGAGCGCACCCGTTGACTTCAAACGGAAAAAGACAGTTGATTCCGCCTTCAAGCAGGTAAGGCAGGATCGGCCGCACGTCGCCGTCGCAGTCGGTGTACCAGAGATCAATGCCGTGGGCATGGAGTTTGCCGCTGACGCGCTTGTAGCGCGGCATGACAACGTTTTTGAAGAAATCAACCGAAACAATCGGGCCGTTCTTGAAACAGATGTCCTCCCAGCCGGAGGCGAAATCAAAATCAATTTTGCCGAGGACCTGGTCCAGGAAATCCTCCACCAGCACGCAGGCGGTTTCCACCATATCCTCCACCATCTCCGGATAATCATAAACGGCGTAAGCCAGGCCTTCAAAGGTCAGCATGTCGCGGATTTTTCCGATCATTGAGCCGCAGGACACGCCGAGCGGATATGCGCGCGCGGGCGGATGCTGTTTTTGCAGAAGGGCGACATCCACCCTCCGTTCCGGATCGTCGCGGCGCAAGCGTTCGGCCTTGCATTTTTTCCAGTCGTCCGGAGTAATAATGGAGGCTTTGACGTAATGCGGGATGGAGCTTTGCCCGTCTTTACGCACTTCGGCCAGCAGTCCGTCGCCGTTCATCATGATCAGGGTGTCCTCTGTTTCCCGGACAACCTTGCTTTCAAACGGCGGGGAGAGCCAGACCTTGCCGTCAACGCCCTTGATTTTGTCAAAATTGAAGAAAATATCCGCTTCCCCGTTATTGGTCACATGGTTTTCAACAAACATCGGCCAGAGGGTGAAATTTTCATTCCAATAGCCGAATTCCATGTTGAAACAGCGGTCCGTTTTCCGGTAATGCATCTGGTTGTTGAACCGCTCGCGGTCGCTCATGGCGCCTTTCCATTTTTTTCGGCAGGGCTGGATGGTCATAATTGTATCCTTTTCGCTGATTCTGCTTTTAAGCAGTTTTTTAAGAAATATAACCGTTTTACGAAGAACTTTTCCGGTTCAGCCGGAGACTTCCGGCTGGCCGCCGGCGCGTCCGCCGGGCCGTATTTCCGAAAATAGTAATTATCAGGGCGGGTAAAACAAGCTTATTTTGCTTGTATCCGGAGCCGGATCAATATAATCGCCGTTTATTCGCGCAAAATCCCTTGTCTTGCCCTTGTTGCCAACATGCTGACGAAAGATTTTGATTATCATCTGCCGCCGGAATTGATCGCCCAGCGGCCCGCGCCACGGCGTGAACTTTCACGGCTCATGCTCGTCCGCCGCGCCGGGGGCGAAATTCTTCATTATCGCGCCTCCGATCTGCCGAGTCTGCTCCGGGCCGGCGACCTCATGGTTTTGAACGATACCCGCGTTATCCCGGCCAGGATTTTCGGCAGGAAAAGGAAAACCGGCGGAAAGGCGGAAATCCTTTTCATTGAAGAGCGCGAAAAAAACACATGGGAGGTTCTCCTGCATTCGTCCGGCCGGTCCGCTCCGGGCGATATCCTTCTGCTGGCCGGCGATAAAATGGAAGCGTGCGTAAAATCAACCGGCGCCCGCGGCCGCGCCTTGCTGGAACTGCGCGGCGATCATGATCTTATGAAAATCCTTGAAGAAGAAGGCTTGCCGCCCTTGCCGCCTTATATCAAGCGGACAAAGAACGAGTCCGCTTTCCAGCGGCAGTTGGACCGCGAGCGCTATCAGACGGTCTACGCCAAAACGCCCGGCGCCATTGCCGCGCCGACCGCGGGCCTGCATTTATCCAATGAATTGCTGGCTGCTCTTGAAAAAACCGGGGTGCAGCGCGCAAGCGTTACTTTGCACGTGGGGCCCGGCACCTTTGTGCCCGTCCGGAGCGAAAAAATCGCCGGGCATAAAATGGAATCGGAGCGTTTCATAATTTTACCGGAAGCGGCGGCGGCGGTAAACAATGCCCGGGCCGGCCGGCGGAGAATCGTGGCCGTCGGGACGACGGTCGTGCGCGCCCTTGAATCCGCGGCGGGTTCGGAGGAAATGATCGCGCCCGGCCGGGGCCGCACCGATATTTTTATTCATCCGCCCTATTGTTTCAAAATCGTCAGCGCGCTTCTCACCAATTTCCATCTGCCTCGTTCAACCCTGCTGATGCTGGTCAGCGCCTTTGCCGGCCGCGCATTAGTCCGCCGGGCCTATGAAATTGCCGTCAGGGAAAAATACCGCTTTTACAGTTATGGCGACTGCATGCTGATTGTATGAACGCCGCGGCCCGCGCAGTGTTTACAATCCGCCCGGAAAAGAATAATATCCCCGTTGTTTGCATTTGGCGGATAACTGACGGAATCAGGAAGGGCGTGAAGTCAAATGGAGTTGCGCTTAAAGGATCAGATTTACATCGGCGACGGCGCTCTCGGCACGCGCCTGCAGGAGCTTTCCGGCAAAACAACCATGCCGCCGGAAAGCGCCAACCTTGACGCCGCCGGACGGGAATTGGTGGGGCGGATTCACGAAAAATATATTGAAGCCGGAGCGCGGATAATAGAAACCAACACCTTTGCGGCCAATTTTCCGCGGCTGGAGCGGTTCGGACTGGGGAAAGAATGCGAACGCATCAACACGCTTGGCGCGGAGGTCGCCCGTTCCGCCGCCGCCGGACGCGCGCTGGTCGCGGGGTCGGTCGGCCCGCTGGACCTGGGCGTAACAACCGCCGGCGGAGGCGCGCGCTTGCTGGAAACGCATTTCCGTTCCCAGATGAAAGCCCTGAAAGCCGGCGGAGTGGATTTATTGATGCTGGAAACTTTTTCGTCGCCCAGCGAGGCGCGGGCAGCATTGCAGGCGGCCGGCGGGACGGATTTGCCCGTATTTTTTTCAATCGGCGGGCAGTCAATCGCGCGTCCCTATGCCCGCAAGTCGGTGCTGGAAATGATCGCCTTTGCGAATCGATTCAAGCCGGCCGTTTTCGGCGTCAATTGTTTGAGCCCTTACGATCTCGGAACGGTTCTTAAGCTCGCGGCGGATAACACCGACCTGCCCTTGCTGGCCTATCCGAACGCGGGCACGCCTTCCATTGAGCGCGGCCTCGTGCGGTACGACCTCCCGGCCGCAGCGCTCGTTGAGGAGGCCCGGAAATGGCTTGGGGCAGGCGTGGTGGTTTTTGGCGGATGCTGCGGAACCGGGCCGGAGCATATCCGGGCCTTGGCGGGCGCCTTTAAGGAAAAGACGCCCGGAGCTGTCCGTTCAGGCGCGGGGCAGGGCGTTTCCGCCGGGTTGCCGGGTGGGGCGCGGCCGGTTTGCGTTGAAAAAAAATTCGCGGGCGGAAGTTTTCCCCTTGATAATCCTGTTCGGGCCGTTTTGCATTCCGGCAAAAGGCCGTTGATTGCGGTGGAAGTGAGGGCGGCCCTCTCTCGGAATCTTGCCGCCACCGTGGCGGCCGTCAAACCGTTGGCCGATTGCGGCATTGATTTTTTTAACGTGCCCGACAATCCCGCCGCCAATCCGGCCCGCGACTGTATGGCCTGCGCTTTTCTGCTTCAGCAGAAATATAAAATTCCCGCCATCATTCATAAAGCGGCCACGCAGGCCAATGCCCTGCATGTTTCCTCCTATCTGCTCGGCGCGGCCGACCTCGGCATCCGGGGTGTGCTGGCGGTTACCGGCGACCCGCCCGGCGCCGGCGCCTTTGACCGTGTTGCAACCCGCGTGAACGACTTGCGCAGTTCCATTGAGCTTTTGCGGCTTATCGCTCTTTTGCGGGAGGGCGCCTTGGTCAACGGACAGTCCCTGCCTGAAAAAGTTGATTTGGCGGCCGGGTGCGCCTTCGCGCACGGCGGCAAGCTGAAAAGCCAGACCGCATGGCTCGCGCAGAAAGTTGAGGCCGGGGCCGAATTTGTCTTTACCCAGCCGGTTTTTGCGGCAGATGATTTTGGGCGGGTTGCCGAGGCGCTCGCAAAATTTACGCTGAAAAAATTTTTCGGCGTCATGCCGCTGCTTTCCCTCCGGCAGGCTGAATTCGTCCGTTCCGGCCGGATTCCCGGCATCACTGTTCCGCCGGAGGTGGTGGAGGAAATTGCGCGCTATCCGAAGCCGGAAGACCAGTTGAAGGCCGGCATGGGGTTGGCCCTTGCCCTTGTCGCCGGCCTGGCGCAATCATCCGACGGTATTTATCTGATCATGCCCTTTCATAAAAATTCGGTTGCGCTGACGGCGGACTTGGCCAGGGCGGCCGGGCGTAAACAGCGGTTTTGACGCGCCGCCGCCGCTCCGATGAAAAATCAAGTTCATGTTGCAATAAATCGCATTTTTGTTAATTTCCGTTTGTGTTTAGCGCGCGTGATATGCCCAAACCGTGTTTGACGAAACCCAAGGAAAAAGAAAGGACAAAGGCACAGAGTCGGAAAACGAAAGCAGGTGAAAATCTTTCCTGGGGCGGTTTTGGCCGTAATGGGTAAACTTTGTGCCGGCCCGCCTCTGCGGCTCTGGGTCTGGATTAAACATGAAAGCGGCTGTAATAAAAAAACCGGGAGTGATCGTCGTTGAAGAAGTGCCCGTCCCGAAGGTTGGGGCAGGGGAGGTGTTGCTTAAGGTAGAAGCCTGCGCGTTATGCGGTACCGACCAGCGGGTTTTGTCGGGTGAAAAACAGGTTGATGTGGCGATTGTCGGCCATGAAATCACCGGCATCGCGGTTGAAATCGGCGCCGGCGTGAATGGCGTTGTCAAGGGCGGCAAGTATGTGGTTCAGACCGTCATCGGGTGCGGCAAGTGCCCGATGTGCCGCCTCCATCGTGAAAATCTCTGCGAAAAAGGTTTCATCGCCATGGGCTACCAGTTCAACGGCGGATTCGCGGAATATATTTTAATGCCCGAAATAGCGGTCCGGCAGGGGTGTCTTATTCCCGTGCCTTTTGACTTGCCGTCCGATCAGGGAACGATTATTGAGCCTTTGAGCTGCTGCGTCAACGGAATGAAATATATTCCCATGGAAAATTGCGCGCACGCCGTTATTTTCGGCGGCGGGATTATCGGGGTCTTGAACGGGCTGGTGGCAAAAGCCCGCGGGGCAAGGGAAATAACGATTATGGATGTTTCCCAGCCGCGCCTTGATTTGTTGAAAAAAATCAAACTGCCGTTTGATAATCTGGTGAACAGCGGCCGGATAAGCCCGGCCGAGTGGGTGAAGGAAAAAACAGCCGGCCGCGGGGTTGACGCCGTGGTGGTGGCCGCCTCTGTCAAGGCGCTGGTTGCGGAGGGGATCGGGCTGCTTAAGCGCGGCGGCCATTTGTCAATTTTCGCCGGCATGCCCAAATCCGACCCGGTTGCGCCGATTGACCTGAACCGCATTCATTACCTTGAATTGAATCTGCACGGCGCCAACAGTTCCTCGCAGACCGAATATCTGGCTGCGCGCGACATGCTGGTTTCAGGCAGGATTAACGGGCGCGCGCTGGTAACCCATCGTTTCCCTCTCTCAAAATTTAACGAGGCCGTGCGCGCGCAAAGCGATCCGTCCTCCGGCGCATTGAAAGTGGTGGTGCTGCCATGACCGAAGCGAAGGCAAAAGGCGGAAGGCAGAAGGCAGAACCAAGAGATCAGAGGTCAGAGGTCGGCGGTCAGAAAGCAACGTCCGGTAAAATCGCAAATTTAACAAAGAGGGGCATGTTGACCGGAAAACGCGCCATTGTAACCGGCGCCGCGCAGGGCCTGGGCGAGGCGATTGCCTTAAGACTTTTGCGCGAAGGTTGCCGGGTTATCCTGGCCGATCTTCAGGAAAAGCAACTGCAAGCGACTGCGGCAAAATTAAAGCCGGCCTATGGCGAACTTGTCAGTTCTAAACGCTGCGATGTGACCGGCGAGTCCGAAGTGGAGTCCCTGGTCGGTCTGGCTGATGATCTGTGGCAGGGGCTGGATGTTTTCGTGGCCAACGCCGGCATCCTGGTCTCCGGGGCCTTGGCCGAATTTGACGCCGCCAAATGGCGGAAGGTGATAGAGGTGAACCTTGTCGGCCAGATGCTCTGCATGAAACACGCCTTGAAACTCATGGCCCGCGGCGGAAACGGCTCCTTTATCCAGATTAACTCCAAGTCCGGAAAAAAAGGCTCCTATAAAAACTCCGCCTACGCCGC is a window of Kiritimatiellia bacterium DNA encoding:
- a CDS encoding glycoside hydrolase family 31 protein, translated to MGASDNQKYYWKAMGGMPDFYFIPGPDFSSLLDRYTDLTGKPPLPPLWSFGLWFLCRMYADDREVVDNALQFRDRQIPCDVIGLEPGWMKAFYDLSTKKEWHPERFRIPPWSLKGGRTFISALKRLGFKFGLWEGNNYDLSYEAERKIKLSGLNNPAIPDTAFNAPEQDEAEFPLMPHAPAFRYEHKLDQLTIPEEPWFEHHKKFIEMGVDFFKQDGCEQTHEHPDRLYANGMSDLEMHNLYPLLYVQQMHEGFKEYTKKRPVCFTPNGWAGLQRYTGTWAGDTGGGPKSLIASLNLAFCAQTYTTCDMNVFTPEGIHFGFLQPWSQVNSFGTWSHPWLLGEKLGAIFKFYAQLRYQLIPYIYSYAYQSLKTGMPIIRPMPLAFPQDKNTFGLLNQYMLGHELLVGAFTDKIYLPDGKWLDYWSGKQYTGGTTVACNIPTDRGGALFVRAGAVIPMVERMECVGRRPWVNMMLDVYPGADSCFLLYEDDGVSLEYENGRFATTEIKTRQQNDTLHVDIRPRTGGFADMPTARNYLLKIHVSAPPENIRLNQSALAGPSAAVGFKDQGWCFDEENKMLWIALRENKTTKNEIRIAL
- a CDS encoding uroporphyrinogen decarboxylase family protein, with translation MSAVNLSYRENFFRAMRRRDPEFVPFTYVFTGALVAKLRQETGRADIERSLESRFYHARNGLRKVVAEPTKNMNDYSKYYSGRNLSADAIVSEWGVAHQPDGYMHCESPLADISGIHDIENYPAPDLGRPYRWQNKKAEVDALHAGGFIVKGDTISTYETARSLRGPENFLVDIYENRLWCEALIEKIFNVNMERIENMVPTGIDVLFLGDDVGAQQSMMFAPQIWRDLFKPRFRSYIALAKKINPEILVFYHSDGNIFDIIPDLIEIGLDILNPVQPECMDPLLVKKEFGKHLSFWGTIGTQTTMPFGSVADVKGAAKKMIAEVGRGGGLCLAPTHVLEPDVPLKNIKALIEAVEEYGKAYR
- a CDS encoding uroporphyrinogen decarboxylase family protein translates to MTKREAVRCVLDGKRPPYVPWSFGFTREAWEKLIGYFGSAAATKAGLHNHIFMGGIGDRLENVGGGCVRDMFGVVWDRSVDKDIGVVKGHVLPEPTLQGYEFPDPLDKRFFAALPAEIEKHKDCFLEFAIGFSLYERAWTLRGMENLMMDFYDHPDFARELFRAIADFNIAQIREAVKHDIDAVHFGDDWGQQRGLQMGPEIWREFIFPELKRMYGEAHRAGKYVTIHSCGDVDELFDDLIAIGLNCFNPFQPEVMDTAALIAKYRGKLSFFGGLSTQKTLPYGTADDVKRETLRLLELGRAGGYILAPAHAVEGDVPLENMLAFIDTVHEQPGFKT
- a CDS encoding uroporphyrinogen decarboxylase family protein, with the translated sequence MTIQPCRKKWKGAMSDRERFNNQMHYRKTDRCFNMEFGYWNENFTLWPMFVENHVTNNGEADIFFNFDKIKGVDGKVWLSPPFESKVVRETEDTLIMMNGDGLLAEVRKDGQSSIPHYVKASIITPDDWKKCKAERLRRDDPERRVDVALLQKQHPPARAYPLGVSCGSMIGKIRDMLTFEGLAYAVYDYPEMVEDMVETACVLVEDFLDQVLGKIDFDFASGWEDICFKNGPIVSVDFFKNVVMPRYKRVSGKLHAHGIDLWYTDCDGDVRPILPYLLEGGINCLFPFEVNGCAHPAELLNEYGRDLRIMGGVDKIQLGKGPKAIKAYLETLAPLVERGGYIPFCDHRCPPDVKPEDYLYYLDLKEKMFGIK
- the queA gene encoding tRNA preQ1(34) S-adenosylmethionine ribosyltransferase-isomerase QueA, whose amino-acid sequence is MLTKDFDYHLPPELIAQRPAPRRELSRLMLVRRAGGEILHYRASDLPSLLRAGDLMVLNDTRVIPARIFGRKRKTGGKAEILFIEEREKNTWEVLLHSSGRSAPGDILLLAGDKMEACVKSTGARGRALLELRGDHDLMKILEEEGLPPLPPYIKRTKNESAFQRQLDRERYQTVYAKTPGAIAAPTAGLHLSNELLAALEKTGVQRASVTLHVGPGTFVPVRSEKIAGHKMESERFIILPEAAAAVNNARAGRRRIVAVGTTVVRALESAAGSEEMIAPGRGRTDIFIHPPYCFKIVSALLTNFHLPRSTLLMLVSAFAGRALVRRAYEIAVREKYRFYSYGDCMLIV
- a CDS encoding homocysteine S-methyltransferase family protein codes for the protein MELRLKDQIYIGDGALGTRLQELSGKTTMPPESANLDAAGRELVGRIHEKYIEAGARIIETNTFAANFPRLERFGLGKECERINTLGAEVARSAAAGRALVAGSVGPLDLGVTTAGGGARLLETHFRSQMKALKAGGVDLLMLETFSSPSEARAALQAAGGTDLPVFFSIGGQSIARPYARKSVLEMIAFANRFKPAVFGVNCLSPYDLGTVLKLAADNTDLPLLAYPNAGTPSIERGLVRYDLPAAALVEEARKWLGAGVVVFGGCCGTGPEHIRALAGAFKEKTPGAVRSGAGQGVSAGLPGGARPVCVEKKFAGGSFPLDNPVRAVLHSGKRPLIAVEVRAALSRNLAATVAAVKPLADCGIDFFNVPDNPAANPARDCMACAFLLQQKYKIPAIIHKAATQANALHVSSYLLGAADLGIRGVLAVTGDPPGAGAFDRVATRVNDLRSSIELLRLIALLREGALVNGQSLPEKVDLAAGCAFAHGGKLKSQTAWLAQKVEAGAEFVFTQPVFAADDFGRVAEALAKFTLKKFFGVMPLLSLRQAEFVRSGRIPGITVPPEVVEEIARYPKPEDQLKAGMGLALALVAGLAQSSDGIYLIMPFHKNSVALTADLARAAGRKQRF
- a CDS encoding alcohol dehydrogenase catalytic domain-containing protein — its product is MKAAVIKKPGVIVVEEVPVPKVGAGEVLLKVEACALCGTDQRVLSGEKQVDVAIVGHEITGIAVEIGAGVNGVVKGGKYVVQTVIGCGKCPMCRLHRENLCEKGFIAMGYQFNGGFAEYILMPEIAVRQGCLIPVPFDLPSDQGTIIEPLSCCVNGMKYIPMENCAHAVIFGGGIIGVLNGLVAKARGAREITIMDVSQPRLDLLKKIKLPFDNLVNSGRISPAEWVKEKTAGRGVDAVVVAASVKALVAEGIGLLKRGGHLSIFAGMPKSDPVAPIDLNRIHYLELNLHGANSSSQTEYLAARDMLVSGRINGRALVTHRFPLSKFNEAVRAQSDPSSGALKVVVLP
- the srlD gene encoding sorbitol-6-phosphate dehydrogenase; protein product: MLTGKRAIVTGAAQGLGEAIALRLLREGCRVILADLQEKQLQATAAKLKPAYGELVSSKRCDVTGESEVESLVGLADDLWQGLDVFVANAGILVSGALAEFDAAKWRKVIEVNLVGQMLCMKHALKLMARGGNGSFIQINSKSGKKGSYKNSAYAASKFGAIGLLQSAALEMAEKGVRVNAVCPGNLLDSPLWTGSLFRQYAVNQGISEQEVRQKYIDQVPMRRPCVYDDVCNVVVFLASDQSSYMTGQAVNVTGGQEMR